Proteins encoded in a region of the Streptomyces sp. NBC_00258 genome:
- a CDS encoding TetR/AcrR family transcriptional regulator translates to MAHTSAQPPQKPAPDSSRRSEKSRRAIYDAALALVTEVGYPKTTIEGIAARAGVGKQTIYRWWSSKADVLLEAFIDLSAQAAETAARPEVIGEQATYEIPDTGDLEADLKLVLRATVDELLDPRFEAPSRALAAEGVVNEQVGREFVGKLLEPQLQLYVKRLRAAQDQGAVRTDVDPRIALELFVSPLAQRWLQYTGPITYEYTDKLVEYALYGLAPR, encoded by the coding sequence ATGGCTCACACGTCCGCCCAGCCCCCGCAGAAGCCCGCCCCCGACTCCAGCCGCCGCAGCGAGAAGTCCCGCCGGGCGATCTACGACGCCGCCCTCGCCCTCGTGACCGAGGTCGGTTACCCCAAGACCACCATCGAGGGCATCGCCGCCCGCGCGGGAGTCGGCAAGCAGACGATCTACCGGTGGTGGTCGTCGAAGGCCGACGTCCTGCTGGAGGCGTTCATCGATCTGAGCGCCCAGGCGGCGGAGACGGCCGCCCGACCGGAGGTCATCGGGGAGCAGGCGACGTACGAGATCCCCGACACCGGCGACCTGGAGGCCGACCTCAAGCTGGTGCTGAGGGCCACGGTCGACGAGCTGCTCGATCCCAGGTTCGAGGCCCCGTCGCGGGCACTGGCCGCCGAGGGTGTCGTCAACGAACAGGTCGGCCGGGAGTTCGTCGGCAAGCTCCTCGAACCGCAGCTCCAGCTGTATGTGAAGCGCTTGCGCGCCGCACAGGACCAAGGCGCCGTGCGCACCGACGTCGACCCGCGCATCGCCCTGGAACTCTTCGTCTCGCCACTCGCCCAGCGCTGGCTCCAGTACACGGGCCCCATCACGTACGAGTACACGGACAAGCTCGTCGAGTACGCCCTCTACGGCCTCGCCCCTCGCTGA
- a CDS encoding glycerophosphodiester phosphodiesterase yields the protein MVTRTALSGIAGLTSLALVGQGGAITPLEWGAGPLTVSALPRIVHTAHRGGAREVPENSMSGLMAAYERGTAEVLDLDTRMLRDGTMVVMHDATLNRTTFMGGPVDALDRRDWEGVRLRPGDGLPGSWRSERPPTLAEVLDRFGGRVVLMLEAKDPRSLSALAAMIRSRGLTRSVLVNSNHPAVAWRAHRMGLVSQLWRSARQMRTDRPERWRSFVDVLDVDHKARDRDLVRAVRSGIPRVWAHTVVTPAQRDRALALGCDGIITDAPGRLARAADRRAGGRQAGSQRGARP from the coding sequence ATGGTCACACGGACTGCGCTGTCGGGTATCGCGGGTCTCACGTCGCTGGCCCTCGTGGGGCAGGGCGGGGCGATCACTCCGCTCGAATGGGGCGCCGGCCCCCTGACGGTGTCCGCACTCCCCCGCATCGTCCACACCGCCCACCGCGGCGGCGCCCGGGAGGTGCCGGAGAACAGCATGTCGGGCCTCATGGCCGCGTACGAGCGCGGTACGGCCGAGGTGCTCGACCTGGACACCCGGATGCTGCGCGACGGGACGATGGTGGTCATGCACGACGCGACCCTGAACCGCACGACCTTCATGGGCGGCCCGGTGGACGCGCTCGACCGGCGGGACTGGGAGGGGGTCCGGTTGCGCCCCGGGGACGGGCTGCCGGGGAGCTGGCGCTCCGAGCGGCCGCCGACGCTCGCCGAGGTGCTGGACCGTTTCGGCGGTCGGGTGGTGCTGATGCTGGAGGCCAAGGACCCGCGGAGCCTGTCGGCCCTCGCCGCGATGATCAGGTCACGCGGCCTGACCCGCTCGGTGCTGGTCAACTCCAACCACCCGGCGGTGGCGTGGCGGGCCCACCGCATGGGCCTGGTCTCGCAGTTGTGGCGGTCCGCACGGCAGATGCGTACGGACCGGCCCGAGCGGTGGCGGTCGTTCGTGGACGTCCTGGACGTGGACCACAAGGCCCGCGACCGCGATCTCGTACGGGCGGTCAGGTCCGGCATCCCCCGTGTGTGGGCGCACACCGTGGTGACCCCGGCACAGCGCGACCGCGCCCTCGCGCTCGGCTGCGACGGGATCATCACGGACGCGCCGGGCCGGCTGGCACGGGCGGCGGACCGGCGGGCGGGGGGTCGGCAGGCTGGGAGTCAGCGAGGGGCGAGGCCGTAG
- a CDS encoding bifunctional DNA primase/polymerase, which translates to MSAEMGRRSGGQGRISQWLRGRRGPSTADAADDASGREELLLAAAGAGLPLAPAAHPSAYRCSCDRVGCPTPARHPVSFAWQTQSTTDRAQIERWARHQPLANFITATGMVHDVLDVPLEAGQEALERLLALGVEVGPVAVSGGDRMLFFTATRGTPEDEDEWWPCELDCHPETMDEHPGLRWHCRGSYVLVPPARLPGELAVEWVRGPEHGLPDPLSLLEVLTDECARYAGVERDHVAAWPLRG; encoded by the coding sequence ATGAGCGCAGAGATGGGCCGCCGCTCGGGCGGGCAGGGCAGGATCTCCCAGTGGCTGCGTGGCCGACGAGGCCCCTCGACGGCCGACGCCGCGGACGATGCCTCGGGTCGTGAGGAACTGCTGCTTGCCGCCGCCGGAGCCGGGCTGCCGCTCGCGCCCGCCGCCCACCCCTCCGCCTACCGATGTTCCTGCGACCGTGTCGGGTGTCCCACCCCCGCGCGGCACCCGGTGTCCTTCGCCTGGCAGACGCAGTCCACGACCGACCGGGCGCAGATCGAGCGGTGGGCCCGGCATCAGCCGCTGGCCAACTTCATCACCGCGACCGGCATGGTGCACGACGTGCTGGACGTTCCGCTGGAGGCGGGGCAGGAGGCGCTGGAGCGGTTGCTCGCGCTCGGCGTCGAGGTCGGGCCCGTCGCGGTGTCCGGGGGTGACCGGATGCTCTTCTTCACCGCCACGCGGGGTACGCCCGAGGACGAGGACGAGTGGTGGCCGTGTGAGCTGGACTGTCATCCGGAGACGATGGATGAGCATCCGGGGCTGCGGTGGCACTGCCGTGGGTCTTATGTGCTGGTGCCGCCGGCTCGGTTGCCGGGGGAGTTGGCGGTGGAGTGGGTGCGGGGGCCGGAGCATGGGCTGCCGGATCCTTTGTCGTTGCTCGAGGTGCTTACCGATGAGTGTGCTCGGTATGCGGGGGTTGAGCGGGACCATGTTGCGGCGTGGCCCCTTCGGGGCTGA
- the efeU gene encoding iron uptake transporter permease EfeU, protein MFANYLIGLREGLEASLVVCILIAYLVKTDRRDALKPIWIGIAIAVGLALGFGCALEFGSQELTFEAQEALGGSLSIIAVGLVTWMVFWMRRTARHLKADLHGKLDAALQMGTGALVATAFLAVGREGLETSLFVWTSVRASSDGTEGPLIGVLLGIATAVVLGYLFYRGALRINLAKFFTWTGAMLVVVAAGVLAYGFHDLQEADFLPGLTNKAFDISETIPPDSWYGTLLKGVFNFQPDPTVLQVVVWSLYLVPTLAFFLAPSRPGKDKAKPAAAPVREEV, encoded by the coding sequence GTGTTCGCGAACTATCTGATCGGCCTGCGCGAGGGCCTGGAGGCCAGCCTCGTCGTCTGCATCCTCATCGCGTACCTGGTGAAGACGGACCGGCGGGACGCCCTGAAGCCGATCTGGATCGGCATCGCCATCGCGGTGGGTCTGGCCCTCGGCTTCGGGTGCGCGCTCGAATTCGGCTCCCAGGAGCTGACGTTCGAGGCGCAGGAGGCACTCGGCGGCTCGCTGTCGATCATCGCGGTCGGCCTGGTCACGTGGATGGTCTTCTGGATGCGGCGTACGGCCCGCCATCTGAAGGCCGACCTGCACGGCAAGCTGGACGCGGCGCTGCAGATGGGCACGGGTGCGCTGGTCGCGACCGCGTTCCTGGCCGTGGGACGCGAGGGCCTGGAGACGTCCCTGTTCGTCTGGACGTCCGTACGCGCGTCCAGCGACGGCACCGAGGGCCCGCTCATCGGCGTGCTGCTGGGCATCGCGACCGCGGTCGTGCTCGGCTACCTCTTCTACCGGGGCGCCCTGCGCATCAACCTCGCCAAGTTCTTCACGTGGACCGGCGCCATGCTGGTCGTCGTGGCCGCGGGCGTTCTCGCGTACGGCTTCCACGACCTCCAGGAGGCCGACTTCCTGCCGGGTCTGACGAACAAGGCCTTCGACATCAGCGAGACCATCCCGCCGGACAGCTGGTACGGCACGCTCCTCAAGGGCGTCTTCAACTTCCAGCCCGATCCGACGGTCCTCCAGGTCGTCGTGTGGTCCCTGTACTTGGTGCCGACCCTCGCCTTCTTCCTGGCCCCCTCACGGCCGGGCAAGGACAAGGCGAAGCCGGCGGCCGCACCGGTGCGCGAAGAGGTCTGA
- the efeB gene encoding iron uptake transporter deferrochelatase/peroxidase subunit, whose product MTDTTNTTEATDGTDGGTDRNDSAADRNEETTDSVSRTPSRRSLIGWGGAGLALGAAAAGGAVAMARGGDDAEPTAAAAGAAVAFHGTNQAGIATPVQDRLHFAAFDVKTTDRAAFVQLLKDWTEAARRMTAGHAVGEGAYGGLAEAPPDDTGEALGLKPSRLTLTIGFGPSLFDKFDLADRRPEALVDLPKFAGDNLDGNRSGGDLCVQACADDPQVAVHAIRNLARIGFGKVVIRWSQLGFGKTSSTTPEAQTPRNLMGFKDGTRNIAGTETDRLKKFVWVEEKDGPAWMVGGSYLVARRIRMNIETWDRTSLQEQEDIFGRDKGEGAPVGKAKERDKPFLKAMKPDAHVRLAHPDTNAGATLLRRGYSFTDGTDGLGRLDAGLFFLAYQRDVRKGFIPVQRSLAADALNEYIQHVGSAVFAAPPGVRDKDDWWGRALFSKDSQDSTDSQSSTNSKEA is encoded by the coding sequence ATGACGGACACCACGAACACGACGGAAGCCACCGACGGGACCGACGGAGGCACGGACCGGAACGACTCGGCCGCGGACCGGAACGAGGAGACGACGGACTCCGTCTCCCGTACTCCGTCGCGGCGTTCACTGATCGGCTGGGGCGGTGCCGGGCTCGCGCTCGGGGCCGCCGCGGCCGGCGGTGCGGTGGCGATGGCCCGTGGCGGCGACGACGCGGAACCGACCGCCGCCGCCGCGGGCGCCGCGGTCGCCTTCCACGGAACGAACCAGGCGGGCATCGCCACCCCGGTGCAGGACCGGCTGCACTTCGCCGCGTTCGACGTGAAGACGACGGACCGGGCCGCGTTCGTCCAGTTGCTGAAGGACTGGACCGAGGCCGCGCGGCGGATGACCGCCGGGCACGCGGTCGGCGAGGGCGCGTACGGCGGTCTGGCCGAGGCGCCGCCGGACGACACCGGTGAGGCACTGGGCCTCAAACCGTCGCGGCTGACCCTGACGATCGGCTTCGGCCCGTCCCTGTTCGACAAGTTCGACCTCGCGGACCGGCGGCCCGAAGCCCTGGTCGACCTGCCGAAGTTCGCGGGCGACAACCTCGACGGGAACCGCAGTGGCGGCGACCTGTGCGTCCAGGCATGCGCGGACGACCCGCAGGTCGCGGTGCACGCGATCCGCAACCTCGCCCGCATCGGCTTCGGCAAGGTCGTCATCCGCTGGTCCCAACTGGGCTTCGGCAAGACGTCCTCGACGACCCCGGAGGCCCAGACCCCTCGCAATCTCATGGGGTTCAAGGACGGCACCCGCAACATCGCGGGCACGGAGACGGACCGGCTGAAGAAGTTCGTGTGGGTCGAGGAGAAGGACGGCCCGGCGTGGATGGTCGGCGGCTCGTATCTCGTGGCCCGGCGCATCCGCATGAACATCGAGACCTGGGACCGGACTTCCCTCCAGGAGCAGGAGGACATCTTCGGCCGTGACAAGGGCGAGGGCGCTCCGGTCGGGAAGGCCAAGGAGCGGGACAAGCCGTTCCTGAAGGCGATGAAACCCGACGCGCACGTACGGCTCGCGCACCCCGACACCAACGCCGGGGCCACGCTCCTGCGCCGCGGCTACTCCTTCACGGACGGCACCGACGGCCTCGGCCGCCTGGACGCGGGCCTGTTCTTCCTCGCGTACCAGCGGGACGTACGCAAGGGCTTCATCCCGGTGCAGCGGAGCCTGGCGGCCGACGCGCTCAACGAGTACATCCAGCACGTGGGTTCAGCGGTCTTCGCGGCCCCGCCGGGCGTCCGCGACAAGGACGACTGGTGGGGCCGGGCCCTGTTCTCGAAGGATTCGCAAGACTCGACGGATTCTCAGAGCTCCACGAACTCCAAGGAGGCGTAG
- the efeO gene encoding iron uptake system protein EfeO, whose translation MRAVRLSVTAAVTAAALAAVTGCTEKSDASGGDDRVVKVTATDSKCEVSKTKFPAGHIQIDVENKGSKVTEVYLLFPDDRIVTERENIGPGTKQKVTAEVKEGDYRIACKPGMKGKGIRQDVTATGSGKVAKRDPRLDSAVAAYREYAQEQADETLPRTKVFAQAVKDGDIEAAKKAYAGSRIGWERTEPVAESFGDIDPKVDVREDGLEEGQDPEKDWTGWHRLERSLWQDKKLTDRDSELADQLITDLTDWQKRVGKAEITPTSMANGAKELLDEVATGKVTGEEERYSHTDLVDFKANVEGAEKSYELLKPVASENDAALTKELDTQFAALNTLLDKYREDKTSYDFTSYDKVGKADRKELSDAVNALAEPLSKLAAAVVK comes from the coding sequence ATGCGAGCCGTCCGACTCTCCGTCACCGCCGCCGTGACCGCGGCGGCGCTGGCCGCTGTCACGGGCTGCACCGAGAAGAGCGATGCCTCGGGCGGCGACGACCGCGTCGTCAAGGTGACCGCCACGGACTCCAAGTGCGAGGTGTCGAAGACGAAGTTCCCTGCCGGGCACATCCAGATAGACGTCGAGAACAAGGGCTCCAAGGTCACCGAGGTCTATCTCCTGTTCCCGGACGACCGGATCGTCACCGAGCGCGAGAACATCGGTCCCGGCACCAAGCAGAAGGTCACCGCCGAGGTGAAGGAGGGCGACTACCGGATCGCCTGCAAGCCGGGCATGAAGGGCAAGGGCATCCGCCAGGACGTCACGGCCACCGGCAGCGGCAAGGTCGCCAAGCGCGACCCGCGCCTGGACTCCGCGGTCGCCGCCTACCGCGAGTACGCGCAGGAGCAGGCCGACGAGACCCTGCCCAGGACGAAGGTCTTCGCGCAGGCGGTCAAGGACGGCGACATCGAGGCCGCGAAGAAGGCGTACGCCGGCTCGCGCATCGGCTGGGAGCGGACCGAGCCCGTCGCCGAGTCCTTCGGTGACATCGACCCGAAGGTCGACGTGCGCGAGGACGGTCTGGAGGAGGGCCAGGACCCGGAGAAGGACTGGACCGGCTGGCACCGCCTGGAGCGCTCGCTCTGGCAGGACAAGAAGCTCACCGACCGCGACTCCGAGCTCGCCGACCAGCTGATCACCGACCTCACCGACTGGCAGAAGCGCGTCGGCAAGGCCGAGATCACCCCGACCTCGATGGCCAACGGCGCCAAGGAACTCCTCGACGAGGTCGCCACCGGCAAGGTCACCGGCGAGGAGGAGCGCTACTCGCACACCGACCTCGTCGACTTCAAGGCGAACGTCGAGGGCGCGGAGAAGTCGTACGAGCTGCTGAAGCCGGTCGCCTCGGAGAACGACGCGGCGCTGACCAAGGAGCTCGACACGCAGTTCGCGGCGCTGAACACGCTGCTCGACAAGTACCGCGAGGACAAGACCTCCTACGACTTCACCTCGTACGACAAGGTCGGCAAGGCCGACCGCAAGGAGCTCTCCGACGCGGTGAACGCGCTCGCGGAGCCCCTGTCCAAGCTCGCCGCCGCCGTCGTGAAGTAG
- a CDS encoding heme ABC transporter ATP-binding protein, translating to MRWLRLPGTRPASPGPMHPGDVLAEAEALHVRLGAREVLAGVDVTARAGEVLALVGPNGAGKSTLLGALAADLPAAAGVVRVHGRPASDWSAQELALRRAVLPQSAALSFPFAVEEVVRMGRAPWAGRPEEDEDDSAVAAAMAATEVTDFAGRAFSALSGGERARVALARVLAQRARLLLLDEPTAALDLRHQELVLRVCRARAHAGDAVVVVLHDLGLAAAYAHRVVILRAGRAVADGRPAEIFTDRLLSDVYQQPVEVFPHPRTGEVLVAPVRGS from the coding sequence ATGAGGTGGCTCAGGCTGCCCGGTACGAGGCCCGCGTCTCCCGGCCCCATGCACCCCGGAGACGTACTCGCCGAGGCCGAGGCCCTGCACGTCCGGCTCGGTGCCCGCGAGGTGCTGGCCGGCGTGGACGTCACGGCCCGCGCGGGCGAGGTGCTGGCCCTGGTCGGGCCCAACGGGGCGGGAAAGTCCACCCTGTTGGGAGCGCTCGCCGCCGATCTCCCGGCCGCCGCAGGAGTCGTACGCGTCCACGGTCGTCCGGCGTCCGACTGGTCGGCGCAGGAACTGGCCCTGCGCCGGGCGGTGCTCCCCCAGTCCGCCGCGCTCTCCTTCCCGTTCGCGGTCGAGGAGGTCGTACGGATGGGCCGGGCGCCCTGGGCCGGACGGCCCGAGGAGGATGAGGACGACTCGGCGGTGGCCGCGGCCATGGCGGCGACCGAGGTCACGGACTTCGCGGGCCGCGCCTTCTCGGCGCTCAGCGGCGGTGAGCGGGCCCGGGTGGCGCTCGCCCGGGTGCTCGCCCAGCGCGCCCGGCTGCTGCTGCTCGACGAACCGACCGCCGCCCTGGACCTGCGCCACCAGGAACTGGTGCTCCGGGTCTGCCGCGCAAGGGCGCACGCCGGGGACGCGGTGGTCGTGGTGCTGCACGATCTGGGGCTCGCGGCGGCCTACGCGCACCGGGTGGTGATCCTGCGCGCCGGGCGTGCGGTGGCCGACGGACGGCCGGCCGAGATCTTCACCGACCGACTACTTTCGGACGTCTACCAACAGCCGGTCGAGGTCTTCCCGCATCCACGCACCGGCGAGGTCCTGGTGGCCCCGGTGAGGGGTTCTTGA
- a CDS encoding FecCD family ABC transporter permease, whose translation MTDKGAAPGSGTAAAAPEASPALDRPAGPRRGTPWLLTVGMAVLLGLLTLASAGLGAYEISPGDVLSSIAHRAGVGGGELARVPESVLWNVRFPRIVLALLVGASLGCAGALMQGVFGNPLAEPSVIGVSLGAAVGAVAAISLGLNFLGNWTLPAFAFVAGLGTALLVYSMSRSGGRTEVVTLILTGIAVNAFAGALIGLFIFLADTAAVNQITFWQLGSLSQATWPKVLAVLPCAAAGLAVAPFYARKLDLLALGERPARHLGVDVERMRVVLILVVALLTAAAVSVSGVIGFVGLVVPHLLRMAAGPGHRFLIPGSALGGAVVLLAGDLAARTVAEPAELPLGVLTALFGSPFFFWLLRRTRRRQGGWA comes from the coding sequence GTGACCGACAAGGGAGCCGCCCCCGGTTCCGGGACAGCGGCCGCGGCCCCGGAGGCGTCCCCCGCCCTCGACCGGCCTGCCGGGCCCCGTCGCGGCACGCCCTGGCTGCTCACCGTCGGGATGGCCGTCCTCCTCGGCCTCCTCACCCTGGCCTCCGCCGGGCTCGGCGCGTACGAGATATCCCCCGGTGACGTCCTGTCGTCCATCGCGCACCGGGCCGGCGTCGGCGGCGGCGAACTCGCCCGGGTACCCGAGTCCGTGCTCTGGAACGTGCGCTTCCCGCGGATCGTGCTCGCGCTGCTCGTCGGTGCCTCGCTGGGCTGCGCGGGCGCGCTGATGCAGGGCGTGTTCGGCAATCCGCTCGCCGAACCGAGCGTCATCGGCGTCTCGTTGGGCGCGGCGGTCGGTGCGGTCGCCGCGATCTCGCTCGGTCTGAACTTCCTCGGCAACTGGACCCTCCCCGCCTTCGCGTTCGTGGCGGGTCTCGGCACGGCCCTGCTGGTGTACTCGATGTCCCGCTCGGGCGGCCGTACGGAGGTCGTGACGCTGATCCTCACCGGTATCGCGGTGAACGCCTTCGCGGGTGCGCTGATCGGTCTGTTCATCTTCCTCGCGGACACCGCCGCCGTGAACCAGATCACCTTCTGGCAGCTCGGTTCGCTCTCCCAGGCCACCTGGCCGAAGGTGCTCGCCGTGCTGCCGTGCGCGGCGGCCGGTCTGGCCGTCGCGCCCTTCTACGCGAGGAAGCTGGACCTGCTGGCGCTCGGCGAGCGTCCCGCCCGGCATCTGGGCGTGGACGTCGAACGGATGCGTGTCGTGCTGATCCTGGTCGTCGCACTGCTCACGGCCGCGGCCGTGAGCGTCTCCGGTGTCATCGGTTTCGTGGGGCTCGTCGTCCCGCATCTGCTGCGTATGGCGGCGGGCCCCGGCCACCGCTTCCTCATTCCCGGCAGTGCGCTCGGCGGTGCGGTGGTGCTGCTCGCGGGCGACCTCGCGGCCCGTACCGTCGCCGAGCCGGCCGAGCTGCCGCTCGGGGTGCTCACCGCGCTCTTCGGCAGCCCGTTCTTCTTCTGGCTGCTGCGCAGGACCCGTCGCAGGCAAGGAGGCTGGGCATGA
- a CDS encoding heme/hemin ABC transporter substrate-binding protein, which produces MRRLRTRVAGALLAVLALTVTACSSDSSPEGAPAAKAAAAADRVEPLADTPKPQLPVTVRSSDGRKVTVRDAGRIVPLSGSLSEIVFTLGLGDRVVARDITATFAQAEKLPVVTRNHDVSAESVLSLKPDLVLAETSTGPDEAMDQIRDAGVPVLVVDPAKGLDDVGPRIGTVARALGVPAAGKELTKRSEERISAVRKDIPKETDKPRVAFLYLRGTASVYLIGGKDSGATSLLEAAGAVDGGAESGLEKDFTTITTEALAEAAPDAILVMSKGLESVGGIDGLVKIPGVAQTPAGMERRVVSIEDGVLLNYGPRTDEVLKSLVDQLYGNAK; this is translated from the coding sequence GTGCGACGTCTGCGTACTCGAGTGGCGGGGGCACTGCTTGCGGTGCTCGCGCTCACGGTGACGGCCTGCTCCTCGGACAGTTCGCCGGAAGGAGCGCCGGCCGCCAAGGCCGCGGCCGCCGCCGACCGTGTCGAGCCGCTGGCGGACACCCCGAAACCCCAACTCCCGGTCACCGTGCGCTCGTCCGACGGCAGGAAGGTCACCGTCAGGGACGCCGGGCGGATTGTTCCGCTGTCCGGGAGTCTCAGCGAGATCGTGTTCACGCTCGGGCTCGGGGACCGGGTCGTCGCCCGGGACATCACGGCCACCTTCGCGCAGGCGGAGAAGCTGCCGGTGGTCACCCGCAACCACGACGTCTCCGCGGAGAGCGTCCTGTCGCTCAAGCCCGATCTCGTGCTCGCCGAGACCAGCACCGGGCCCGACGAGGCCATGGACCAGATCCGCGACGCGGGTGTCCCCGTTCTCGTCGTCGACCCCGCGAAGGGCCTGGACGACGTGGGCCCGCGGATCGGGACGGTGGCCCGCGCCCTCGGCGTACCGGCCGCGGGCAAGGAGCTCACGAAGCGCTCCGAGGAGCGGATCTCCGCCGTGCGCAAGGACATTCCGAAGGAGACCGACAAGCCGCGCGTCGCCTTCCTCTACCTCCGCGGCACCGCCTCCGTCTATCTGATCGGCGGCAAGGACTCCGGGGCCACCTCGCTGCTCGAAGCGGCGGGAGCGGTGGACGGCGGCGCCGAGTCGGGTCTGGAGAAGGACTTCACGACGATCACCACGGAGGCACTCGCCGAGGCCGCCCCCGACGCGATCCTCGTCATGTCCAAGGGCCTCGAATCCGTCGGCGGCATCGACGGTCTCGTCAAGATCCCCGGTGTCGCCCAGACCCCCGCCGGAATGGAGCGCCGGGTCGTCTCGATCGAGGACGGCGTCCTCCTCAACTACGGGCCCCGCACCGACGAGGTGCTGAAGTCCCTGGTCGACCAGCTGTATGGGAACGCCAAGTGA
- a CDS encoding HtaA domain-containing protein encodes MPSRPHLRTYVTLLCAAVLVALLPAGQAQAASRTVQGGRLDWGIKSSFQSYVTGPIANGGFSLTGGAATVGGSQFRFHSATGTYDGASGAFDAGFSGGVHFLGHKKDDGTHQLDLTISRPTVRLSGNGGTLYVDVISKAKGTGAVTTSSQVPFASLSLGGIDMKGGGNAVQLNNLPATLTAQGAKSFAGYYTAGTALDPVSLSADVRAAAAAEPSRTPSPSPSKSKAKKETSGRIEDGAVDWGVRRTFREYVTGSIAKGEWKLTDGAEDGGALFRFPKGSGTYDEKKQTLDATFTGAVRFTGEQGLDLTLDALRAKVTDDGKGTLYADVTSAGGTDKANGTAKKVPLVTFTAKDLKPKDGLAQVTEAPTKLTADGAEAFGGMYRAGTEMDPVSLAVALTAGAELPALPDLGSAESATPEAAAAEQKTAEPRTEATASDSDVPVLPIGLAAASLIVVAAAFLIFRRRRAQPAADAPQED; translated from the coding sequence ATGCCCTCGCGCCCGCACCTACGCACGTACGTGACCCTGCTCTGCGCAGCAGTACTCGTGGCGCTGCTCCCGGCCGGTCAAGCCCAGGCGGCGAGCCGTACCGTGCAGGGCGGCCGCCTGGACTGGGGCATCAAATCCTCCTTCCAGAGCTACGTCACCGGCCCGATAGCGAACGGCGGTTTCTCCCTCACAGGAGGCGCCGCCACGGTCGGCGGCAGCCAGTTCCGATTCCACTCGGCGACCGGGACGTACGACGGTGCCTCGGGCGCCTTCGACGCCGGCTTCTCCGGCGGTGTCCACTTCCTCGGGCACAAGAAGGACGACGGCACGCATCAGCTCGACCTCACGATCAGCCGCCCCACCGTCCGCCTCTCCGGCAACGGCGGCACCCTCTACGTCGACGTCATCAGCAAGGCGAAGGGCACCGGGGCGGTCACGACGTCCTCGCAGGTGCCCTTCGCCTCCCTCTCCCTGGGCGGCATCGACATGAAGGGCGGCGGCAACGCGGTCCAGTTGAACAACCTGCCCGCCACCCTGACCGCCCAGGGCGCCAAGTCCTTCGCCGGGTACTACACGGCCGGTACCGCCCTCGACCCGGTCAGCCTCTCGGCGGACGTCAGGGCCGCGGCGGCCGCCGAGCCGTCGCGCACGCCGTCCCCCTCCCCGTCCAAGTCCAAGGCGAAGAAGGAGACTTCCGGCCGGATCGAGGACGGCGCCGTCGACTGGGGCGTGCGCCGGACCTTCCGCGAGTACGTCACCGGGTCCATCGCCAAGGGCGAGTGGAAGCTCACCGACGGAGCCGAGGACGGCGGCGCACTCTTCCGCTTCCCGAAGGGCTCGGGCACGTACGACGAGAAGAAGCAGACCCTCGACGCGACCTTCACCGGAGCCGTCCGCTTCACCGGCGAGCAGGGCCTCGACCTCACGCTCGACGCACTCCGGGCCAAGGTCACGGACGACGGAAAGGGCACGCTCTACGCGGACGTCACCAGCGCGGGCGGCACGGACAAGGCGAACGGCACGGCCAAGAAGGTCCCCCTGGTCACCTTCACGGCCAAGGACCTCAAGCCGAAGGACGGCCTCGCCCAGGTGACCGAGGCGCCCACGAAGCTCACCGCCGACGGGGCCGAGGCCTTCGGCGGGATGTACAGGGCGGGCACGGAGATGGACCCGGTCTCCCTCGCCGTCGCCCTGACCGCCGGCGCCGAACTGCCCGCCCTGCCCGACCTGGGCAGCGCGGAGTCGGCCACCCCGGAGGCCGCGGCCGCCGAACAGAAGACGGCCGAGCCCAGGACGGAGGCCACCGCGAGCGATTCGGACGTCCCCGTCCTGCCCATCGGCCTTGCGGCCGCTTCCCTGATCGTGGTGGCCGCGGCCTTCTTGATCTTCCGCAGGCGTCGTGCACAGCCCGCCGCCGACGCACCCCAAGAGGACTGA